One genomic segment of Amycolatopsis sp. WQ 127309 includes these proteins:
- a CDS encoding LLM class flavin-dependent oxidoreductase, which produces MPLSVLDLSPVSEGISIGETLRNTLDLARATERLGFNRYWLAEHHNMPGIASSATAVLIGHVADATERIRVGSGGVMLPNHAPLVVAEQFGTLEAFHPGRIDLGIGRAPGTDQRTALALRGPGGLSAENFPEHLQELIGYFTHSEARGVNAAVAEGNQPPVWLLGSSGFSAQLAGRLGLPFSFAHHFAAENTIPAVQLYRDNFRPGALDEPYVMLGTSVVAAETDERAQFLAGPSGLTFLSLRRGRPIAMPTPEEAAEYPYTEMDRAFLADRFGSSIIGSPETVHKGLQQLLDDTDADELMITTMVHGHADRVRSYELVAGLKS; this is translated from the coding sequence GTGCCGCTGTCCGTGCTCGATCTGTCCCCGGTGTCCGAGGGGATCAGCATCGGGGAGACGTTGCGCAACACCCTCGACCTCGCCCGCGCCACCGAGCGGCTGGGCTTCAACCGCTACTGGCTGGCCGAGCACCACAACATGCCCGGCATCGCCAGCTCGGCGACGGCGGTGCTGATCGGGCACGTCGCCGACGCGACCGAGCGCATCCGCGTCGGCTCCGGCGGGGTCATGCTGCCCAACCACGCGCCGCTGGTCGTCGCCGAGCAGTTCGGCACCCTGGAGGCGTTCCACCCGGGCCGCATCGACCTGGGCATCGGCCGCGCGCCGGGCACCGACCAGCGGACGGCGCTCGCGCTGCGCGGGCCGGGCGGGCTGTCGGCGGAGAACTTCCCGGAGCACCTGCAGGAGCTGATCGGCTACTTCACCCACTCGGAGGCCCGCGGGGTCAACGCCGCCGTCGCCGAGGGCAACCAGCCGCCGGTCTGGCTGCTGGGTTCGAGCGGCTTCAGCGCGCAGCTCGCCGGGCGGCTCGGGCTGCCGTTCTCCTTCGCGCACCACTTCGCCGCGGAGAACACGATCCCGGCGGTGCAGCTCTACCGCGACAACTTCCGGCCCGGTGCGCTCGACGAGCCGTACGTGATGCTCGGGACGTCCGTGGTCGCCGCCGAGACCGACGAGCGCGCCCAGTTCCTGGCCGGGCCGTCCGGCTTGACGTTCCTGAGCCTGCGCCGCGGCCGCCCGATCGCCATGCCGACGCCCGAGGAGGCGGCGGAGTACCCGTACACCGAGATGGACCGCGCGTTCCTCGCCGACCGCTTCGGCTCGAGCATCATCGGCTCGCCGGAGACGGTCCACAAGGGACTCCAGCAGCTCCTCGACGACACGGACGCCGACGAGCTGATGATCACGACGATGGTCCACGGCCACGCGGACCGCGTCCGGTCCTACGAGCTGGTCGCCGGCCTCAAGTCCTGA
- a CDS encoding FAD-dependent monooxygenase, which produces MDVAVIGAGPVGLMLAAELRLGGVAALVLDRRTVPDERPRANGLGGRIVEQLDHRGLFERFAAEAAFAGPFPGFPFGPVPLDFTKLGSPPLRGLMLQQPRMEALLAERATELGVEIRRGHELVDLHTVRGPDGEYRLDAQYVVGCDGAHSRVRELAGIGFPGTTDDELLRFGHFRTDRPFDLFTTAHGLRRGWNRRPGGRVLVTSLTPGVVIAGVREVTPEPAGEPTFDEFRESVRRVLGADLPLGEPLWLSRTVSSARLAEHYRAGRFLLAGDAAHLFPAGGSSLNVGLLDAVNLGWKLAAVVRGEAGDGLLDSYGSERRPVAARTLTQTRVQALLERLTGEDGDALRTLFGELAAFEEPTRHLAGLLRDADDLPYVPDLALTVDGEATRVAEIMRAARTVLFDFADRADLREAAGSRVKIVTATCAEAMSDALLVRPDGVVAWSGGDPAALREVIGTPGR; this is translated from the coding sequence ATGGATGTCGCAGTGATCGGAGCGGGCCCGGTGGGCCTGATGCTGGCGGCGGAGCTGCGGCTCGGCGGGGTCGCGGCCTTGGTCCTCGACCGGCGGACCGTCCCGGACGAGCGGCCGCGCGCGAACGGCCTCGGCGGCCGGATCGTCGAGCAGCTCGACCATCGAGGGCTGTTCGAGAGATTCGCAGCCGAAGCGGCGTTCGCCGGGCCGTTCCCCGGGTTCCCATTCGGGCCGGTGCCGCTGGACTTCACGAAACTCGGCAGCCCGCCGCTGCGTGGGCTGATGCTGCAACAACCCCGGATGGAGGCGCTGCTCGCCGAACGCGCCACCGAACTCGGCGTCGAGATCCGGCGTGGGCACGAACTCGTGGACCTCCACACCGTTCGCGGCCCGGACGGCGAGTACCGGCTGGACGCGCAGTACGTCGTCGGCTGCGACGGCGCGCACAGCCGCGTCCGCGAGCTGGCCGGCATCGGGTTCCCCGGCACGACCGACGACGAGCTGCTGCGGTTCGGGCACTTCCGGACGGACCGGCCGTTCGACCTCTTCACCACGGCTCACGGCCTGCGCCGGGGCTGGAACCGCCGGCCGGGCGGGCGGGTGCTGGTGACGTCGCTGACGCCGGGCGTGGTGATCGCCGGCGTCCGGGAGGTGACGCCGGAACCGGCCGGCGAGCCGACGTTCGACGAGTTCCGCGAGAGCGTCCGGCGGGTACTCGGCGCCGACCTGCCGCTGGGCGAGCCGCTGTGGCTGTCGCGGACGGTCAGCTCGGCCCGGCTCGCCGAGCACTACCGGGCCGGCCGATTCCTGCTGGCCGGCGACGCCGCGCACCTCTTCCCGGCCGGCGGCTCGTCGCTGAACGTCGGGCTGCTGGACGCGGTCAACCTCGGCTGGAAGCTCGCCGCCGTCGTCCGCGGTGAGGCCGGTGACGGCCTGCTCGACAGCTACGGTTCCGAACGCCGTCCGGTGGCCGCGCGGACGTTGACCCAAACCCGCGTCCAGGCCCTGCTCGAACGGCTGACCGGCGAGGACGGCGACGCGCTGCGGACGCTCTTCGGCGAGCTGGCCGCGTTCGAGGAGCCGACGCGGCACCTCGCCGGGCTGCTGCGCGACGCCGACGACCTGCCGTACGTCCCCGATCTGGCGCTGACCGTCGACGGCGAGGCCACTCGGGTGGCGGAGATCATGCGGGCCGCCCGGACCGTACTATTCGACTTCGCGGACCGCGCCGACCTGCGGGAAGCCGCCGGATCGCGCGTGAAGATCGTCACAGCCACCTGCGCGGAGGCGATGTCGGACGCGCTTCTCGTGCGTCCGGACGGCGTCGTGGCGTGGAGCGGCGGTGATCCGGCGGCGTTGCGGGAAGTTATCGGGACACCGGGGCGTTGA
- a CDS encoding Clp protease N-terminal domain-containing protein encodes MIAKSPFASVVAEALEESRRRGDRRLGTEHLLLGLLHNAGCAQALGVDLAAAHAALDRLDREALTALGIDVEGLRPAPAPRRRAKLTPGALTSNARAVVNEAIRGVPRRRDPVELLRALLSVTPPDPAADLFAALGVDQREVRRRL; translated from the coding sequence ATGATCGCCAAGAGCCCGTTCGCCTCGGTCGTCGCGGAGGCCCTCGAAGAGTCCCGCCGCCGCGGCGACCGCCGGCTCGGCACCGAACACCTGCTGCTCGGCCTGCTCCACAACGCCGGCTGCGCGCAGGCCCTCGGCGTCGACCTGGCCGCGGCCCACGCCGCCCTCGACCGCCTGGACCGCGAAGCCCTGACGGCCCTGGGCATCGACGTCGAAGGCCTCCGCCCGGCACCCGCCCCCCGGCGACGCGCGAAGCTGACGCCGGGAGCGCTGACGTCGAACGCCCGGGCGGTGGTCAACGAGGCGATCCGCGGCGTGCCGCGGCGCCGGGATCCGGTGGAGCTGCTGCGGGCGCTGTTGTCGGTGACCCCGCCGGATCCGGCCGCGGACCTGTTCGCCGCGCTCGGCGTCGACCAGCGGGAAGTCCGGCGCCGATTGTGA
- a CDS encoding AAA family ATPase encodes MSEPRVRRAEIAIEQAHVDHVYTRLDELRTQAEAMRTKGYELGQGAQREAIFEQASMLFERDMMVYHANQTLQSLDAEYEGLVFGRLDLREDDERVYVGRLGIRDAEFDNLVTDWRAPAAAAFYQATAEEPMDVVRRRVIRCSGQNVLDVDDDVLMADAVPEDMQIVGEGALMAALGRSRGEKMRDIVATIQKEQDEVIRAPWRGVTEITGGPGTGKTAVALHRAAYLLYRHRRQLGGAGVLVIGPSGVFTSYISRVLPSMGETNVELRALGEVLDGLEATRQDAAPLAAIKGSLRMRRVLLRALRDTPPDAPEEMRIVYRGEVLKLDARELEKVRRKAHTQGAPPNRSRIRAAEMLLDALATKAEGYAKADGKPFERADLVSDLGERIEFHRFLVVWWPVLYPAQILKWLGEEKRLAAAAKGVLNRPEISLLAVDLADRSRGWSIADVALLDELRVLLGPPPKRKRRQVVEGEVERGGGGTTRPEHYDEYSHVVVDESQDLSPMQWRMVGRRGKYASWTVVGDPVQSSWPDPAEAAQARDQAFGVKTTRRRFTLRTNYRNSAEIFDLAAKVVTGHAEAGELPVAVRKTGVEPDVRPVEPAGLASATQAAVKELLGAVEGTVGVITAMDRVPEVAGWLADQADERLKVVGSLDSKGLEYDAVVLVEPIDLVTESTTGRRVLYVALTRATQQLTVLASNPDWIPAG; translated from the coding sequence GTGTCGGAACCTCGGGTCAGACGGGCCGAGATCGCCATCGAACAAGCCCACGTCGATCACGTCTACACCCGTCTGGACGAACTGCGGACCCAGGCCGAGGCGATGCGCACCAAGGGCTACGAGCTCGGCCAGGGCGCGCAGCGCGAGGCGATCTTCGAGCAGGCGTCGATGCTGTTCGAGCGCGACATGATGGTGTACCACGCCAACCAGACGCTGCAGTCGCTCGACGCCGAGTACGAGGGCCTGGTCTTCGGCCGGCTCGACCTGCGCGAGGACGACGAACGCGTCTACGTCGGCCGGCTCGGCATCCGCGACGCGGAGTTCGACAACCTCGTCACGGACTGGCGCGCCCCGGCCGCGGCGGCGTTCTACCAGGCCACCGCCGAAGAGCCGATGGACGTCGTGCGCCGGCGGGTGATCCGCTGCTCCGGGCAGAACGTGCTGGACGTCGACGACGACGTGCTGATGGCCGACGCCGTGCCCGAGGACATGCAGATCGTCGGCGAGGGCGCGCTGATGGCCGCGCTGGGGCGCTCGCGCGGCGAGAAGATGCGCGACATCGTCGCGACCATCCAGAAGGAGCAGGACGAGGTCATCCGGGCGCCGTGGCGCGGCGTCACGGAGATCACCGGCGGGCCGGGCACCGGCAAGACCGCCGTCGCCCTGCACCGCGCCGCCTACCTGCTCTACCGCCACCGCCGTCAGCTCGGCGGGGCCGGCGTGCTCGTGATCGGGCCGTCCGGGGTGTTCACCAGCTACATCTCGCGCGTCCTCCCCTCGATGGGTGAGACGAACGTCGAGCTCCGCGCGCTCGGCGAGGTCCTCGACGGCCTGGAGGCGACGCGGCAGGACGCGGCGCCGCTGGCCGCGATCAAGGGCTCGCTGCGGATGCGGCGGGTGCTGCTGCGCGCGCTGCGCGACACACCGCCGGACGCGCCGGAGGAGATGCGGATCGTCTACCGCGGCGAGGTCCTCAAGCTGGACGCGCGCGAGCTGGAGAAGGTGCGCCGCAAGGCCCACACGCAGGGCGCGCCGCCCAACCGGTCGCGGATCCGGGCGGCGGAGATGCTGCTGGACGCGCTGGCGACGAAGGCCGAGGGGTACGCGAAGGCCGACGGCAAGCCGTTCGAGCGGGCCGACCTGGTCTCCGACCTCGGCGAGCGGATCGAGTTCCACCGCTTCCTGGTCGTGTGGTGGCCGGTGCTGTACCCGGCGCAGATCCTGAAGTGGCTGGGCGAGGAGAAGCGGCTGGCGGCGGCGGCGAAGGGCGTGCTGAACCGGCCGGAGATCTCGCTGCTGGCCGTGGACCTCGCGGACCGCTCGCGGGGCTGGTCGATCGCGGACGTCGCGCTGCTCGACGAGCTGCGGGTGCTGCTCGGGCCGCCGCCGAAGCGCAAGCGCCGTCAGGTGGTCGAGGGCGAGGTCGAGCGCGGCGGAGGCGGCACCACCCGGCCGGAGCACTACGACGAGTACTCGCACGTGGTCGTCGACGAGTCGCAGGACCTGTCGCCGATGCAGTGGCGGATGGTCGGGCGGCGCGGGAAGTACGCGAGCTGGACGGTCGTCGGCGACCCGGTGCAGAGCTCATGGCCGGACCCGGCGGAGGCGGCACAGGCCCGCGACCAGGCGTTCGGGGTCAAGACGACCCGGCGGCGGTTCACGCTGCGCACGAACTACCGGAACTCGGCCGAGATCTTCGACCTGGCGGCCAAGGTGGTGACCGGCCACGCGGAAGCGGGCGAGCTGCCGGTGGCGGTCCGCAAGACGGGCGTCGAACCGGACGTCCGCCCGGTCGAGCCGGCCGGCCTCGCGTCGGCGACCCAGGCCGCGGTGAAGGAGCTGCTCGGCGCGGTCGAGGGCACGGTCGGCGTGATCACGGCGATGGACCGCGTCCCGGAGGTCGCGGGCTGGCTGGCGGACCAGGCGGACGAGCGGCTGAAGGTCGTGGGCAGCCTGGATTCGAAGGGCCTGGAGTACGACGCGGTGGTCCTGGTCGAGCCGATCGACCTGGTCACGGAGTCGACGACCGGACGCCGGGTGCTGTACGTGGCGCTGACCCGCGCGACGCAGCAGCTGACCGTGCTGGCCTCGAACCCCGACTGGATCCCGGCGGGCTGA
- the rsmD gene encoding 16S rRNA (guanine(966)-N(2))-methyltransferase RsmD has protein sequence MTRIVAGTAGGRRLKVPPKGTRPTSERVREALFNALGTAGELDGAHVLDLYAGSGALGLEALSRGAAGALFVESDRRAVDVLRGNVATVGLGGTVRAGQVEAVVAAPAPRAYDLVLADPPYAVDAAALGKVLAALAEGGWLGESALVVIERAARDGEPDWPAGFEPSRAKKYGDTAVYWAEFAAVV, from the coding sequence GTGACCAGGATCGTGGCCGGAACGGCGGGCGGACGGCGGCTGAAGGTGCCCCCGAAGGGCACCCGGCCGACGTCGGAACGCGTGCGGGAGGCCCTGTTCAACGCCCTCGGGACGGCCGGCGAGCTGGACGGCGCGCACGTGCTCGACCTCTACGCGGGCTCCGGCGCGCTCGGCCTGGAGGCGCTGTCCCGCGGCGCCGCCGGCGCGCTGTTCGTCGAGTCCGACCGGCGCGCCGTCGACGTCCTGCGCGGCAACGTCGCGACGGTGGGCCTGGGCGGCACGGTCCGCGCGGGCCAGGTCGAGGCGGTGGTCGCCGCGCCGGCGCCGCGGGCCTACGACCTGGTGCTCGCCGACCCGCCCTACGCCGTGGACGCCGCGGCCCTCGGCAAGGTCCTCGCGGCGCTGGCCGAGGGCGGCTGGCTCGGCGAGAGCGCGCTGGTCGTGATCGAACGCGCCGCGCGTGACGGCGAGCCGGACTGGCCGGCCGGCTTCGAGCCCTCGCGCGCGAAGAAGTACGGCGACACCGCGGTGTATTGGGCGGAATTCGCGGCTGTGGTGTGA
- the coaD gene encoding pantetheine-phosphate adenylyltransferase has protein sequence MRRAVCPGSYDPATNGHLDIIERASRLFDEVVVAVGVNKSKKGLFELGERLEMLREITSKLPNVRIDSWEGLLVDYCRDNDIAAIAKGLRSVSDFDYELQMAQMNRELTGVETLLMANNPAYGFVSSSLVKEVAALGGDIEHLVPEIVYERLSAKFPALGR, from the coding sequence ATGCGGCGTGCGGTCTGTCCCGGTTCCTACGATCCGGCCACCAACGGGCACCTCGACATCATCGAGCGGGCGAGCAGGCTGTTCGACGAGGTCGTCGTCGCGGTGGGGGTGAACAAGAGCAAGAAGGGCCTCTTCGAACTCGGAGAGCGCCTGGAGATGCTGCGCGAGATCACCTCGAAGCTGCCGAACGTGCGGATCGACTCGTGGGAAGGCCTGCTGGTCGACTACTGCCGCGACAACGACATCGCGGCGATCGCCAAGGGCCTGCGCTCGGTCAGCGACTTCGACTACGAGCTGCAGATGGCGCAGATGAACCGCGAGCTCACCGGCGTCGAGACGCTGCTGATGGCGAACAACCCGGCGTACGGGTTCGTGTCGAGCTCGCTGGTCAAGGAGGTCGCGGCCCTCGGCGGCGACATCGAGCACCTGGTGCCCGAGATCGTCTACGAGCGGCTGTCGGCGAAGTTCCCCGCGCTCGGCCGCTGA
- a CDS encoding ribonuclease domain-containing protein: MTNSRSRLVAVVFALLATLFTGVTAAEAVTSAPAVAAQNQCGNLAGFTHKALSSLPAEATTTYNLIKKGGPFPYPQNDGVVFDNREGILPSCATSYYHEYTVPTPGASNRGTRRIVTGSGGEYFYTGDHYATFQVVDIGGGGTPSQCGNLSGLAKIGYSQLSAAAKTVVDNVRGGASTGTTYENREGVLPACAAGYYKLFAVGTNDRVISGKAGELAYTPDRYVTFKAVDLNS; this comes from the coding sequence ATGACCAACTCCCGATCTCGCCTGGTCGCGGTTGTCTTCGCGCTCCTGGCCACGCTGTTCACCGGGGTCACCGCCGCCGAAGCGGTCACCAGCGCACCCGCCGTCGCGGCGCAGAACCAGTGCGGCAACCTCGCCGGGTTCACGCACAAGGCGCTCTCGTCGCTGCCCGCCGAGGCCACGACGACCTACAACCTCATCAAGAAGGGCGGGCCGTTCCCCTACCCGCAGAACGACGGCGTCGTGTTCGACAACCGGGAGGGCATCCTGCCGTCCTGCGCGACGAGCTACTACCACGAGTACACGGTGCCGACCCCGGGCGCGAGCAACCGCGGCACGCGCCGCATCGTGACCGGCAGCGGCGGCGAGTACTTCTACACCGGCGACCACTACGCCACCTTCCAGGTCGTCGACATCGGCGGTGGCGGCACGCCGTCGCAGTGCGGCAACCTGTCCGGCCTGGCGAAGATCGGCTACTCGCAGCTCTCGGCGGCGGCGAAGACCGTGGTGGACAACGTCCGCGGCGGCGCGTCCACCGGCACGACCTACGAGAACCGCGAAGGTGTGCTCCCGGCCTGCGCGGCGGGCTACTACAAGCTCTTCGCCGTCGGCACGAACGACCGCGTGATCTCCGGCAAGGCCGGCGAGCTGGCCTACACCCCCGACCGCTACGTCACCTTCAAGGCCGTCGACCTGAACTCCTGA
- a CDS encoding DivIVA domain-containing protein has translation MYRVFEALDELVTIVEEARGVPMTSSCVVPRGDVLELLDDVRDALPAEVDDAQDVLDKRDDLIHAARKEAGETVAGANSEAERAIAEATDEAERILADARARAEQMLADAHDQADRTVAAGQAEYQNLTDRSRGESERMIQAGRDAYDRAIEDGRLEQSRLVAQTEVVQAAHAESARIVDEAHAEADRQRGDCDAYVDGKLAEFSELLATTLRTVDSGRNHLRSPANLPNSGGRPTLYDYQV, from the coding sequence GTGTACCGGGTTTTCGAGGCGCTCGACGAGCTCGTCACCATCGTCGAGGAGGCGCGCGGCGTCCCGATGACGTCCAGCTGCGTGGTGCCCCGCGGCGACGTCCTCGAACTCCTGGACGACGTCCGCGACGCACTGCCGGCGGAGGTCGACGACGCCCAGGACGTGCTGGACAAGCGCGACGACCTGATCCACGCCGCCCGCAAGGAGGCGGGCGAGACGGTCGCGGGGGCGAACTCCGAGGCCGAGCGCGCGATCGCCGAGGCCACCGACGAGGCCGAGCGCATCCTGGCCGACGCCCGGGCGCGGGCGGAGCAGATGCTCGCCGACGCCCACGACCAGGCCGACCGCACGGTCGCGGCGGGCCAGGCCGAGTACCAGAACCTCACCGACCGCTCCCGCGGCGAGTCGGAGCGGATGATCCAGGCCGGCCGCGACGCCTACGACCGCGCCATCGAAGACGGCCGTCTCGAGCAGTCCCGGCTGGTCGCGCAGACGGAGGTCGTCCAGGCGGCGCACGCCGAATCGGCCCGCATCGTCGACGAGGCGCACGCGGAAGCGGATCGCCAGCGCGGCGACTGCGACGCGTACGTCGACGGCAAGCTGGCGGAGTTCTCGGAGCTGCTGGCGACGACGCTGCGCACCGTCGACTCGGGCCGCAACCACCTGCGTTCCCCGGCGAACCTGCCCAACAGCGGCGGCCGCCCGACGCTCTACGACTATCAGGTGTGA
- a CDS encoding DUF177 domain-containing protein, producing the protein MSENKTPQLDGRSPWVIDTRELGRHAGLSRALQRSVPVETPLGVPDVITIDAGSELRLDLLLESVVEGVLVSGTATATAKGNCARCLDPLVEEVEVEVQELFAYPGSVTEETTDEDEIPRLVDDRIDLEPTVRDAVVLALPLAPLCTEDCAGLCIGCGVKWADLEPGHGHEKIDPRWAALVERFDENAGEKPAQDPAEQEQA; encoded by the coding sequence ATGTCCGAGAACAAGACCCCCCAGCTCGATGGCCGCAGCCCGTGGGTGATCGACACCCGTGAGCTCGGCCGTCACGCCGGTCTCAGCCGCGCTCTGCAGCGCAGCGTGCCGGTGGAGACGCCCCTGGGCGTCCCCGATGTCATCACCATCGACGCCGGCTCCGAGCTCCGGCTCGACCTGCTGCTCGAGTCCGTCGTCGAAGGTGTGCTCGTCAGCGGCACCGCGACGGCGACCGCGAAGGGCAACTGCGCGCGCTGCCTCGACCCGCTCGTCGAGGAGGTCGAGGTCGAGGTCCAGGAGCTGTTCGCCTACCCGGGGTCGGTCACCGAGGAGACCACCGACGAGGACGAGATCCCGCGGCTGGTCGACGACCGCATCGACCTCGAGCCGACCGTCCGCGACGCCGTCGTCCTGGCGCTGCCCTTGGCGCCGCTGTGCACCGAAGACTGCGCCGGGCTCTGCATCGGCTGCGGCGTCAAGTGGGCCGATCTCGAGCCCGGACACGGGCATGAGAAGATAGACCCTCGGTGGGCCGCACTGGTCGAGCGCTTCGACGAGAATGCGGGCGAAAAGCCTGCGCAGGACCCCGCTGAGCAAGAGCAAGCCTGA
- the rpmF gene encoding 50S ribosomal protein L32, with protein MAVPKRKMSRSNTRARRSQWKAAPVQLVPCSNRACKQPKLQHIACPSCGQHNGRQVVEPA; from the coding sequence GTGGCCGTCCCGAAGCGGAAGATGTCGCGATCCAACACGCGCGCCCGCCGCAGCCAGTGGAAGGCGGCTCCGGTTCAGCTGGTGCCCTGCTCCAACCGCGCCTGCAAGCAGCCGAAGCTCCAGCACATCGCGTGCCCGTCGTGCGGCCAGCACAACGGCCGCCAGGTCGTCGAGCCCGCCTGA
- the rnc gene encoding ribonuclease III: MGGKTPGGPPADSAALLEALGVTLGPELLVLSLTHRSYAYENGGLPPNERLEFLGDAVLGLVVTDHLYNTHPDLPEGQLAKLRASVVNMHALARVARGLGEGGLGAHLLLGKGEELTGGRDKASILADGLEAVIGAVYLAHGIEIARKLVHHLFDGLLAEAPLRGAGLDWKTSLQELTASAGLGVPEYRVEDTGPDHRKEFTATVLIGGRPLGTGSGSTKKEAEQKAAETAWRSLSAELEAEKKDTGDA; this comes from the coding sequence ATGGGGGGCAAGACGCCCGGGGGACCACCAGCCGATTCGGCGGCGTTGCTCGAAGCGCTCGGGGTCACACTCGGCCCCGAGCTACTCGTTCTGTCGCTGACCCACCGTTCGTACGCGTACGAAAACGGGGGCCTGCCGCCGAACGAGCGGCTGGAGTTCCTCGGTGACGCCGTGCTCGGCCTGGTCGTCACCGATCACCTGTACAACACACACCCCGACCTGCCCGAAGGTCAGCTCGCAAAACTCCGTGCCAGCGTCGTCAACATGCACGCGCTGGCCCGGGTCGCGCGCGGGCTGGGCGAGGGCGGGCTCGGGGCGCACCTGTTGCTGGGCAAGGGCGAAGAGCTCACCGGCGGCCGGGACAAGGCGAGCATCCTCGCCGACGGCTTGGAGGCGGTGATCGGTGCCGTCTACCTCGCGCACGGCATCGAGATCGCCCGCAAGCTCGTGCACCACCTCTTCGACGGGCTGCTCGCCGAAGCTCCGCTGCGCGGTGCCGGTCTCGACTGGAAGACCAGCCTGCAGGAGCTGACGGCGTCGGCCGGTCTCGGTGTGCCCGAGTACCGCGTCGAGGACACGGGCCCGGACCACCGCAAGGAGTTCACGGCCACCGTCCTCATCGGCGGCCGTCCCCTCGGCACGGGTTCGGGTTCGACGAAGAAGGAAGCCGAGCAGAAGGCCGCCGAGACGGCTTGGCGCTCGCTGTCGGCCGAGCTCGAGGCCGAGAAGAAGGACACCGGGGACGCCTGA
- the mutM gene encoding bifunctional DNA-formamidopyrimidine glycosylase/DNA-(apurinic or apyrimidinic site) lyase, which yields MPELPEVEVVRVGLQAHVAGRTVREAEVLHPRAIRRHVPGADDFTRRLKGVRVEAARRRGKYLWLELSDKEAVVAHLGMSGQMLVQPEDAPDEKHLRVRLRFDDDGPELRFVDQRTFGGLVLDDLTDIGERVLLPGTIAHIARDPMDPAFDLDTAVKALRSRRTEIKRALLDQTLVSGIGNIYADEALWRAKLHWARPTEKLTVAKCRELLSAASDVMNAALGQGGTSFDALYVNVNGQSGYFDRSLDAYGQEGLPCHRCGSPIRREPFMNRSSFSCPRCQPRPRANSR from the coding sequence ATGCCCGAACTTCCCGAGGTCGAAGTCGTCCGCGTGGGCCTGCAAGCGCACGTCGCCGGCCGGACGGTGCGCGAGGCCGAGGTCCTGCACCCGCGGGCGATCCGCCGGCACGTGCCGGGTGCGGACGACTTCACCCGGCGGCTCAAGGGCGTCCGCGTCGAAGCCGCGCGGCGGCGGGGCAAGTACCTGTGGCTGGAGCTGTCCGACAAGGAAGCCGTCGTCGCCCACCTCGGGATGAGCGGGCAGATGCTCGTCCAGCCCGAAGACGCGCCGGACGAGAAGCACCTGCGCGTCCGGCTGCGCTTCGACGACGACGGTCCGGAGCTGCGTTTCGTCGACCAGCGCACGTTCGGCGGCCTGGTGCTCGACGACCTGACCGACATCGGCGAGCGCGTGCTGCTGCCCGGCACGATCGCGCACATCGCGCGCGACCCGATGGACCCGGCGTTCGACCTCGACACGGCCGTCAAGGCGTTGCGGTCCCGCCGCACCGAGATCAAGCGCGCCTTGCTGGACCAGACCCTGGTTTCGGGCATCGGCAACATCTACGCCGACGAAGCCTTGTGGCGCGCGAAGCTGCACTGGGCGCGGCCGACGGAGAAGCTCACCGTCGCGAAGTGCCGCGAGCTGCTGTCCGCGGCGTCGGACGTGATGAACGCGGCCCTGGGCCAGGGCGGCACCTCGTTCGACGCGCTGTACGTCAACGTCAACGGGCAGTCGGGTTACTTCGACCGTTCGCTCGACGCGTACGGCCAGGAGGGCCTGCCGTGCCACCGCTGCGGCTCGCCGATCCGGCGGGAGCCGTTCATGAACCGGTCGTCGTTCTCGTGCCCGCGGTGCCAGCCCCGGCCGAGGGCGAACTCGCGTTGA
- a CDS encoding helix-turn-helix domain-containing protein, with translation MVKEPGKSTLADKVDQLFHVVRRADREPYSNEEVATACREATGESFSTTYLWQLRTGRRTNPTKRHLEALAQFFGVPPAYFFDDEQSRKIADELALLGALRDAGVRDLALRAVTLSADGLDTISDMIDAIARREASRGPKKDS, from the coding sequence GTGGTCAAGGAGCCCGGCAAGTCGACGCTGGCCGACAAGGTCGACCAGCTGTTCCACGTGGTCCGCAGGGCCGATCGGGAGCCGTACAGCAACGAGGAGGTCGCGACGGCTTGCCGCGAGGCCACGGGCGAGAGCTTCTCGACGACGTACCTGTGGCAGCTGCGCACCGGCCGGCGCACCAACCCGACCAAACGCCACCTGGAAGCCCTGGCCCAGTTCTTCGGAGTCCCCCCGGCCTACTTCTTCGACGACGAGCAGAGCCGCAAGATAGCCGACGAGCTGGCCCTACTGGGCGCCCTACGCGACGCGGGCGTCCGCGACCTGGCCCTGCGAGCGGTGACACTGTCAGCGGACGGCCTGGACACGATCAGCGACATGATCGACGCAATAGCCCGCAGAGAAGCAAGCCGCGGCCCGAAGAAGGACAGCTAG